The DNA window CCGGCACAATTTCCTGCGCCAGAATACCGTCGCGCTGAGCTTTGGCGGTACGCTGCTGGCTGCGATAAGCAAAGGCGTCCTGGTCTTTACGGCTGATATTTAACAATTCAGCTACATTCTCCGCCGTTTCCGGCATGCTGTCAGTTCCAAATTGTTGCTGCATGAGCGGGTTCACAAAACGCCAGCCGATGGTGGTATCGAACATCTCTGCCTGACGCTGGAATGGCGAGGTGGCTTTGCCCATCACAAACGGCGCACGGGACATGGATTCTACGCCACCGGCAATCAGCAGATCCGCATCACTGGCTTTAATCGCCCGGGCCGCAAAGCCAATCGCATCCAGCCCGGAGCCGCACAAGCGGTTGATGGTGGTGCCCGGCACAGCGTGCGGATAACCCGCCAGCAGCGTCGCCATATGCGCCACGTTGCGGTTATCTTCCCCGGCCTGGTTGGCGCAGCCGAAAATCACATCGTCGATGGCGCTGGCGTCAAGCGCGGGATTACGGCTGAGTAATTCCCGCAGCGGGATGGCCGCCAGATCGTCAGCACGCACACCGGCCAGCGCACCGCCGTAGCGACCAATCGGGGTACGAATGCCGTCACAAATAAACGCGTCACGCATTAGACTTCTCCTGTGATAGTGCCGCCGATGCGGTGCGATTTGCCGCGAAACAGGGCCACGATTTTTTGCTGCTGGTTGATAATTTCAATGTCATAGACGCCGGTCAGCCTGGCCTGCTGCTTCACCCGCGCGGTGGCGGTCAGCAGCTCACCAACAAAGGCTGGACGCAGGAAATCGATACTGGCGGCAGAAGCCACCGCCGCCAGCCCCTGGCTGTTGCAGGCGTAGGCGAATGCGGTATCGGCGAGCGAAAACAGCTGTCCGCCGTGGCAGGTTTGATGGCCGTTCAACATATTCGGTGACACCGCCATGGTCATCTGCGCGTAACCCTCATCCATTTCGACAATCTTGATCCCCAGCGTTTTAGCGCAGGTATCGTTCTCGTACATGGCGCGGGCGTTGCGCCAGGCTTCATTACTCATGACACATCTCCAGTAGCGCTTTTTCGCGCAGCAGCGTGCTCGGGCGATAGCGTTCTTCGCCGTAGTGCTGTTGCAGGTTTTCAAGCAGGCGCAGGACGCGCCCCCAGCCCAGCGTTTCACCCCAGGCAATCGGGCCATGCGGGTAGTTGACACCCAGCCGCATAGCAGTATCGATATCCTCGGCGCTGGCGACGCCTTTTTGCACCGCGTCCAGCGCTTCGTTCGCCAGCATCGCCACCGTGCGCCACACCAGCAGGCCCGGATAATCGGCAATGCGCAGCACTTTTTTGCCCTGCTGCTGGAAGAAATAAACCGCTTTGTCGGTGGCGGATTGCGGATTGGTGGCGGCACTTGCCAGCACCACCGTGTCGTTCGCCGCGTAGTCGTACACCACCACCGGGCGGTTGTGCTGCACGCTTAAGGCCAGCGCGGTTTCGCCAGTGGTTTCCAGCAGCAGCACTTCGTCCAATTCGGTGACAACGTCACGCTTAATATTCTTTGCGGCACATTGCGCTGATAGCGCAGCCAGCGCCAGTTCCGGTTGTACTTCAACAGGCCAGCGATAGAGACCGTGACCGCTCTTCTTGCCCAGACGCCCGGCGATGGCCAGCTCCTGTTGCAGCAGCGACGGCAGAAAACGACGGTCCTGCCAGAAGGCGTTAAATACCGAACAGGTCACCGCAAAATTGACGTCCTGACCGATTAAATCGGTCAGCGCCAACGGCCCCATCGGGAAACCACCGCCGTCGCGCAATGCGGCGTCAATCACTTCAGGCGTTGCCACCTGCTCTTCCAGCGCCCGCCAGGCTTCGGCGTAATAAGGACGCGCCACGCGATTGACAATAAAGCCCGGCGTTGAACGGCAGCGCACCGGCTGTTTGCCCCAGGCGCTTACGCACTGGCACAGTTGCTCAACCACTTCGGCTGAGGTGGCAAGGCCGCTCACCACTTCGACCAGCTTCATCACCGGCGCGGGGTTAAAGAAATGCAGTCCGGCTACGCGCTCGGGATGCTTGATTCCGGCGGCAATGGCGGTGATCGATATCGACGAGGTGTTGCTGGTCAACAGCGTCGACGGGGAGCAAATCTCCGCCAGCTGGCTGAACAGTGCCTGTTTGATCTCCAGGCGCTCGGACGCGGCTTCAATCACCAGCTGTGCGTCAGCAAGTTGATTCAGTTCAGTTGCCGGAGTAATACGCGCCAGCAGAGCCTGCGCCTGCTCAGCGCTAATTTTTCCGCGACTAACGCGGGAATCCAGGCGCTGGGCGATGCCGTCGATGGCGCGAGTAATCGCGTCAGCGGAAATGTCATACAGCAGCACCGAATGCCCGGCGCTGGCGGCGACTTCAACAATGCCTGCGCCCATGGTGCCGCCGCCAATCACGGCGACGGTGTGGAGTGTTTGCGTCATTATCTATTTCCCGCTGAACTGAGGGGGACGTTTGCCGAGGAAGGCGCTGACGCCCTCGCGGTAGTCGTCGCTACGGCCGGCAAGGCGCTGGAAATCGCCCTCGACGTCAAGCTGGTCATCCAGGGAGTTGGTTTCTGCCAACTGCAACGCTTTCTTGATGAGCCCTAAGCCGTAGGTGGGCTGGGAAGCCAGATGCCGCGCCAGCGTCAGGCTGGTATCTTTCAGTTCAGCATCGTCAACCAACTGCCAGATCATGCCCCACTGTGCGGCCTGTTCGGCGCTTAAGCTGTCGCCCAGCAGCATCAGCCCCATGGCGCGGGCACGGGTGGTGACACGCGGCAACACCCAGCTACCGCCGCAGTCTGGCACCAGACCGAGCTTGCTGAAAGCCATCACAAATTTGGCGGAGCGCGCCGCCAGCACGATATCGCAGCCCAGCGCCAGCGTGGCGCCGGCACCTGCCGCCACGCCGTTGACCGCGCAAATCACCGGCTTGGGCAGCGCAGCTAAGCGACGCACCAGCGGGTTATAAAAACGCTCCACCGACAGGCCTAAATCCGGCGCGGGGCCGCTCGGGTCAACGTTGCGATCGTTCAGATCTTGTCCGGCGCAAAAACCTCGCCCTGCACCGGTGATCAGCAGGCAGCGAATGGTGTCGTCGCGTTCAGCCTGTTTCAGGCACTCGGAGAGCTGCTGGTGCATGGCGTCGTTAAAGCTGTTGAGCCTGTCCGGGCGGTTCAGGGTGATGGTCATCACGCCCTGGTCGATATCGCTAAGAATGAATGCGTCCACGGTTAACGTCCTTTGAAAGCTGGGGTGCGTTTTTCTAAAAAGGCAGCAATGCCTTCGCGACGGTCTTCGGTGGCGCTGAGCAGCGTAAACAGCTGACGCTCCTGCGTTAGCCCAGCCTGCAAGCTCACTTCCTGCGCCAGACGCAGCGACTGTTTGGCGGCACGCAGCGCCAGCGGTGAGTGACGGGCAATGGTCGCCGCCAGTTTCAGCGCGTATTCGTCAGAGAGGTTGGCCGGATGGATATCGCTAACCAGCCCGGCCTGCTGCGCGCGTTCGGCATCAATGCTTTCGCCGCTCAGCACCATGCGGCTGGCCAGTGCTTTCCCGACGCTGCGAATCAAGCGCTGAGTCCCACCTGCCCCTGGCATGGTGCCAAGGGTGATTTCCGGCAGACCAAAGCGAGCGTTATCCCCGGCAATCACCAGGTCGCACAGCAGCGCCAGCTCGCAGCCCGCGCCCAGCGCGTAGCCGTTGACTACCGCAATCAGCGGCTTATTGAAGACATCGATACGCGCCCATAAGCGCGGGCGAATATCGTCGAAGGTGGCGGGCAGGTCTTTTTCCGCCATTTCGTTAAGATCGGCACCGGCAGCAAAGTAGCGCGGGTTGCCGCTTATCACACAGACGCTCACGCTTGAGTCCCCCGCCGCACTTTCCAGCGCTTCGGCAAGCTGGGTCAACAGCGCGTTATTCAGCGCATTACGCGCCTGCGGACGGTTCAGCGTCAGCTGTAAAACACGGTCGTGACGGGTTATCAGCAGTTCGTTCATGCCATCCCCCGCGCGTCAAAGTCGACCACCACATCGCCGCTGGTTGGCAGCGCCTGACAGCTCAGCACATAGCCCGCCGCCAGTTCATCGGCTTCGAGGCTGTAGTTCGCCGCCATCGCCACTTCGCCGCGTACCACTTTGCATTTACAGGTGGCGCAGACGCCGCCTTTGCAGGCAAACGGCAGGTCGGCACCCTGTCGCAGCGCGGCATCAAGAATGCTGTCGTCTTGCGCACTCAGGGCAATGGTTCTTTCGCGACCGTCCTGGCGAATCGTCACCGTACGTCCTTCGGCCTGTACGCCGGTGGCGCGCTTGACGCTGGTTCCCGGCGTATTGAAACGCTCGAGGTGAATGGCTTTTTCCGGCATCCCCAGCGCACGCAGCGTGGTTTCTGCGTCATCCATCATCGCCGACGGGCCGCAAATAAAGGCGTCGTCAAAGCGGCTGAAATCGAGCAGATGTTCAGACAGCGCACGCAGTTTGTCGCCGTCGATGCGGCCCTGTAGCAGATCGCTGTCCATCGACTCCTGACTGAACAGATGAATCACCTGTAAACGCTGAGGATAGCGGTCTTTCAGGTCAGCCAGCGCCTGGCGGAACATCATGCTGTGGCTGCTGCGGTTGCCATAAATCAGGGTGAAGCGGCTATCAGATTCAATCGTCAGCGTGGCTTCGATTATCGCCATCATCGGCGTGATGCCAGATCCGGCGGCAATCGCCAGATAGTTAGCGTTACGTCCAGCCTGTGGCAGGTAGCCAAAGTGGCCCTGCGGCACCATCACCTCAAATGCCATACCCTGCTGGATATCGCTCTGGGCAAAGCGCGAGAAACGCCCGCCGTCGATGGCTTTCACCGCCACGCTAATCTCAGCAGGCGAGCGGCTGCGGCAGATGGAGTAGCAGCGCCTAAGTTCTTCGCCACCAATGCGTGTTTTCAGCGTCAGATGCTGGCCCGGACGAAAGGCGTATTCATGACGCAGCGCGTCGGGAATGGCAAAGGTGATGGTCACCGCATCGCGGGTTTCCGGCTCAACGTTTGCCACGGTAAGCGAATGAAATGTTGTCATCGCAGCCTCAAATACATTTAAAGTAATCAAAGGGTTCACGGCAACTTTCGCAGCGATACAGCGCTTTGCAGGCCGTGGAACCGAATTCACTGATAAGCGAAGTGTGAGTGCTGCCGCAGCGCGGACAGAGCACATCCTTCGGCATCTCATCGGCGTGACAGACGTGGGCCTGTGGCGGGCTGATGCCGTACTGACGCAGGCGCTCTCGGGCGTCCGGGCTCATCCAGTCGGTGGTCCACGCTGGGTCAAGCTGCAGCACAATGTGCACTGGCGTAAAACCGTGTTCGCTCATCACCTCGCGGATCTCACCCAGCAGATGTTCGGTCGCCGGGCAGCCGGAATAGGTTGGCGTGAAGCCAATCACCCAGCCGTCGCCGTGTTGTTCCACACTGCGCACCATGCCGAGGTCGGTAATGGTCAGCACCGGGACCTCCGGGTCGGGGATAGCGCTTAGCAATCCCCAAATGGTATGCACCTCAGCGGGTGCGATGGCGGCAAGACGTTGCATAGCGACCTCCGTTTACCACTGCTGACCGGGGTAAGCACGCTGCAGGTACTGCATCTCGGCCAGCATTGGCCCCAGATGTTCACTGTGCAGCCCCTGTTTGCCGCCGCTGCGAAACGCCGCTTCTTGCGGGATCTGCAAACCGGAATCGAGCAGCGCGGTGTGTACCGTTGCCTGCCATTCAGCCTGTAGTTCACGCGGATCGACGGCGATCCCCTGCTCAACTAAGGCGATCTCCAGCTCATCGGCCAGGAACAGCTCGCCAGTGAAACGCCACAGGCTATCAACCGCCTGCTGCATCAGGTTTGCCGAGAGCTCCGTGCCGTTACCCAGACGCTCCAGCCAGCCGCGGCTAAAGCGCTGGTGATAGCGCACTTCTTTCAACCCTTTGGCGGCGATGGCAGCAAGCTGCGCATCGCGGCTGCTCACCAGGCGGCTGAACAGCGCCACGTGCCAGGCGTCGATAAAGAACTGACGGGCGATGGTGTCGGCAAAGTTTCCGTTCGGCAGTTCGACCAGCAGCAGATTGCGGAACTGGCGTTCATCGCGACCAAAGGCCAGCGTGTCTTCGTCGCCGCTGCCGTTAAGCTCGGCGGCATAGCTGAGAAGATTGCGCGCCTGACCCAGCAGGTCGAGGGCGATATTGGTCAGCGCCAGATCGATCTCCAGCTCCGGCGCATGACCGCACCATTGGCCTAAACGCTGGGCCAGCACCAGGCCGTTATCGCCGAGGCGCAGGGCATAGGTTGCAACGGGATTGGTATTGTTCATCGTTGCCTCACATATGTTCCATGCCGTCCGGCACGGTATAGAACGTTGGGTGGCGGTAGACTTTGCTCTCTGCGGGATCGAAAAACTCACCGCGTTCTTCCGGTTGCGAAGCCACTATTTCGCTCGCTTTCACCACCCAAATCGAACAACCTTCGCTGCGGCGGGTGTAGGCATCGCGCGCGTTTTCCAGCGCCATCTGGTCATCGGCGGCGTGCAGGCTGCCGACGTGGCGGTGAGACAAACCTTGTTTGCTGCGGACAAACACTTCGTATAACGGCCAGTATGTTTTGCTCATCTTTATTCTCCTCAGGCGGCGTCGCGAGCCTGCTGTTTTTCGGCATGCGCCAGCGCGGCTTCGCGCACCCATGCCCCCTCTTCCCAGGCCTTGCGCTTGGCGCCCAGACGTTCGTGGTTGCAAATACCACGCCCGTTGATGACTTCATTCAGTTCCTGCCAGTCGATTTCGCCGTAGCGATAGTGACCGGTGGCCTCGTCCAGATAGAGGTCCGCATCCGGTACTTTCATACCGAGAATCTCTACCTGCGGGACGGTGTTATCGACAAAGCGCTGACGCAGCTCGTCGTTGGAGTGCAGTTTGATTTTCCACGCCATGCTGCGGGCGCTATTGGGTGAGTTGTCATCGCTCGGGCCGAACATCATCAGCGCGGGCCACCAGAAGCGGTCAATCGCGTCCTGCAACATCTGACGCTGTTCTTCGCTCCCTGCCGCCAGCGCCATGCAGGCTTCAAACCCCTGGCGCTGGTGAAAGCTCTCTTCTTTGCAGATTTTGACCATCGCCCGGGCGTACGGCCCGTAGGAGGTTCGGCACAGCGCCACCTGATTGACAATCGCCGCGCCGTCCACCAGCCAGCCGATAACGCCGATATCCGCCCAGGTCAGGGTTGGGTAATTAAAAATGGATGAGTACTTCATCTTGCCGTCGAGCATTTTCTGATACAGGTCTTCACGGGCGCAGCCGAGGGTTTCGGCGGCGCTGTAGAGGTACAGGCCATGTCCGGCTTCGTCCTGCACTTTCGCCAGCAGAATCGCTTTGCGGCGCAGCGTCGGCGCGCGAGTGATCCAGTTACCTTCCGGCAGCATGCCGACGATTTCCGAGTGCGCGTGCTGGCCAATCTGGCGGATTAGCGTTTTGCGGTAGGCATCCGGCATCCAGTCCTGCGGTTCGATGGCTGTATCCTGCGCGATGCGCTGGTCAAAGCAGTGTTGTTCTGTCACGTCATCACCTTATGATTCCGATAAATTCAACAAATCATTTTTTGCGAATCACTTTGTTTTATAAAAGTTACATCTTAGTTAAATAAAACCACAAATTTTGTTTGTGAATTTTGTGATGAGTACCGCAAAGGTCTTTATAAATTTCTTTGTAAACAATAATATATCGTTATTGAAGAAGGTGTTCGCGATCGCATTGTTAATAAATTATTAAAATCAAGCTTGCATTTTATGATTCAGAAAAGAACTATTTATAGCGAGATTACGTAACATATCTGGAGAGTAACCATGCAGCAGTTAGCCAGCTATTTATCCGGTGCCTGGCAGACCGGCCGGGGGCGCACCCGTACCATTCATCACGCCATCAGCGGCGAAGCGCTGTGGGAAGTGACCAGCGAAGGGCTGGATATGGCGCAGGCGCGTCGCTTCGCCATCGAGCACGGCGGCAAAGCGTTACAGGCGATGACCTTTATTGAACGCAGCGCGATGTTAAAAGCGGTGGCGAAACATTTGCTGGAGCTGAAGGCTGATTTCTATGCCATTTCCAGTGAGACCGGCGCGACGCGTGCGGATAGCTGGGTGGATATTGAAGGCGGTATTGGTACCCTCTTCACCTACGCCGGGCTGGGCAGCCGTGAACTGCCTGACGATACCCTGTGGCCGGAAGATGAGCTGATCCCCCTGTCCAAACAGGGCGGCTTTGCCGCGCGTCACGTGCTGACCTCAAAATCCGGCGTGGCGGTGCATATCAACGCCTTTAACTTCCCCTGCTGGGGCATGCTAGAAAAGCTGGCCCCAACCTGGCTTGCCGGGATGCCCGCGATAATCAAACCGGCCACCGCCACCGCGCAACTGACTCAGGCGATGGTCAAAGCGATTATCGACAGCGGGCTGGTGCCGGACGGTGCGATTAGCCTGATTTGCGGCGGCGCGGGCGACCTGCTCGACCAGCTTGACCATCAGGACGTGGTGACCTTTACCGGCTCGGCGCATACCGGACAGCAACTGCGCGTGCATCCCAATCTGGTGGCGAAATCGGTCCCCTTCACCATGGAAGCGGACTCGCTAAACTGCTGCGTGTTGGGTGAAGACGTGACGCCGGAACAGCCGGAATTCGCGCTGTTTATCCGTGAAGTGGTACGCGAGATGACCGCCAAAGCCGGGCAAAAATGTACTGCCATTCGCCGCATTATCGTACCGCAGGCGCAGGTCAACGCGGTGAGCGAGGCGCTAATTGCCCGCCTGCAAAAAGTAGTGGTCGGCGACCCGGCGCAGGAAGGCGTGAAGATGGGCGCGCTGGTCAATAGCGAGCAGCGTCAGGACGTACAGGATAATGTGAACCGTCTGGTGGAAGCCGGATGTGAAGTGTTGCTGGGCGGTAAAGCCGACCTTAGCGCCGCCGGAGCGTTCTTCCCGCCAACCCTGCTGTTCTGCCCGCAGCCGGATGAAGTGGCAGCGGTACACGCCATTGAAGCCTTTGGTCCGGTGGCCACGCTGATGCCGTATCAGAATCGCGAGCACGCCATGGCGCTGGCTCGCGCCGGTGAAGGTAGCCTGGCGGGGACATTAGTGACGGCTGATGGCGTACTGGCGCGCGAATTTATTCTCGGCGCGGCTCGCGCCCACGGGCGTATTCAGGTGCTGAACGAAGAGTCATCCGTGGAATCCACCGGCCACGGTTCCCCGCTGCCGCAGCTGGTACACGGCGGCCCGGGACGCGCGGGCGGCGGCGAAGAACTCGGCGGCCTGCGGGCAGTGAAGCACTACATGCAGCGCACCGCGATTCAGGGCAGCCCGACCATGCTCGCCGCCATCGGCCAGCAGTGGGTACGCGGCGCGCAGGTGGTTGAAGACCGCATCCACCCGTTCCGCAAATATTTTGAAGAGATCCAGCCGGGCGACAGCCTGCTGACCCCGCGCCGCACGCTAACCGAGGCGGATATTGTCAATTTCGCCTGCCTGAGCGGCGATCACTTCTACGCCCATATGGATAAGATTGCCGCCGCAGAGTCGATTTTCGGCGAGCGCGTGGTTCACGGCTACTTCCTGATTTCCGCCGCAGCCGGGCTGTTTGTTGACGCCGGGGTCGGCCCGGTGATTGCCAACTACGGTATGGAAAATCTGCGCTTTATCGAGCCGGTAAAACCGGGCGACACCATCCAGGTGCGCTTGACCTGCAAGCGCAAAACGGTAAAACGCCAGCGCAGCGTCGAGGAGAAAGCGACCGGCGTTGTCGAGTGGGCGGTAGAGATTTTCAACCAGCACCAGCAGGCGGTGGCGCTGTACTCCATTTTGACGCTGGTCGCGCGTCAGAAAGGGGATTTCCCGGCTTAAGTTCCGTGCGATTGCCCGGTGGCGGCTTGCGCCTTACCGGGCCTACATTTGAGTTTGTAGGCCGGATAAGGCGCAAGCCGCCATCCGGCAAAACACCGACACCATCACCTGAATGCCTCTGCGGAGGCATTTTTTATAACTGGCATAACTGACCAATAACCTGGCAAGCGTGAGCAAACGTATCGTGACGTTTGGCTGTTAGGTTAAGAGACTGGAACCGAAAAGCCTGGCACGGCACAACATAACGATAAGATGAGGTCACAATGTCTAACGCTTTGATTCAAAAGACACGCAAAACCGCACTGGCGCTGGCTATCGCCCTGTGTTGCGTCGGGACTGGCCCGGCGTTCGCCCACGGTGGCGAAGCGCATATGGTCCCGATGGACAAAACGCTGCAGGAGTTTGGCGCTGATGTTCAATGGGACGACTATGCGCAGATGTTTACGCTTATCAAAGATGGCGCTTACGTCAAGGTAAAACCGGGGGCAAAAACAGCCATCGTCAATGGCAAAACCCTGGACTTGCAGGTCCCGGTGGTGATGAAAGACGGCAAAGCCTGGGTCTCTGATACCTTTATCAACGATGTCTTTCAGTCCGGGCTTGACCAGACCTTCCAGGTCGAAAAAGTCCCTCACCCGCTGAACTCGCTGTCAGCGGCGGAAATCAGCGAAGCGGTCACCATTGTCAAAGCTGCGCCGGAATTCAAACCCAATACCCGATTTACCGAAATCTCCCTCCGTGAGCCGGATAAAGCCGCCGTCTGGGCTTTTGCGCTGCAGGGCACACCGGTTAACGCCCCGCGTACCGCCGACGTCATCATGCTCGATGGCAAGCACGTCATTGAGGCCGTGGTGGATCTCCAGAACAAGAAGGTCCTCTCATGGACGCCGATTAAAGACGCCCACGGCATGGTGCTGCTTGATGATTTCGCCAGCGTACAGAACATCATTAACGCCAGCAGCGAATTTGCCGAAGTGCTGAAAAAACACGGCATCAACGACCCGAGCAAAGTCGTCACCACGCCGCTGACCGTTGGCTACTTCGACGGCAAAGATGGCCTGAAGCAGGATGCGCGGCTGCTGAAAGTGGTGAGCTATCTTGACGTTGGCGACGGCAACTACTGGGCGCACCCGATTGAAAACCTGGTGGCGGTGGTCGACCTCGAACAGAAGAAAATCATTAAAATCGAAGAAGGCCCGGTGATCCCGGTACCGATGGAACCTCGCCCCTATGACGGACGTGACCGCGTTGCACCAGCAGTCAAACCGCTGGATATCATTGAGCCAGAGGGCAAAAACTACACCATTACCGGCGACATGATTCACTGGCAAAACTGGGATTTCCACCTGCGCATGAACTCCCGCGTCGGACCAATTTTGTCTACCGTGACCTATAACGACAACGGTAAAAAGCGCCAGGTGATGTACGAAGGATCGCTGGGCGGGATGATCGTGCCCTACGGCGACCCGGACGTGGGCTGGTACTTTAAAGCCTATCTGGATTCCGGCGACTACGGCATGGGCACCCTGACCTCACCAATCGTGCGCGGTAAAGATGCGCCGTCCAACGCGGTGCTGCTGGATGAAACCATCGCTGATTACACCGGCACGCCAACCACCATTCCGCGCGCCATCGCCGTTTTCGAACGCTACGCCGGGCCAGAGTATAAGCACCAGGAGATGGGCAAACCGAACGTCAGCACCGAGCGCCGCGAGCTGGTGGTGCGCTGGATAAGCACCGTCGGCAACTACGACTATATCTTCGACTGGGTATTCCACGAAAACGGCACCATCGGCATTGATGCCGGAGCCACCGGCATCGAAGCGGTAAAAGGCGTGAAGGCGAAAACCATGCACGACCCGAGCGCTAAAGACGATACCCGCTACGGTACGCTGATCGACCACAATATTGTCGGCACCACCCACCAGCACATCTACAACTTCCGCCTCGATCTTGATGTAGACGGAGAGAACAACACGCTGGTGGCTATGGACCCGGAAGTGAAGCCGAATACCGGCGGAGGCCCGCGCACCAGTACCATGCAGATCAATCAGTACACCATTGATAGCGAGCAGAAAGCAGCGCAGAAATTTGCCCCCGGTACCATTCGCCTGCTGAGCAATACCAGCAAAGAAAACCGCATGGGCAACCCAGTGTCGTATCAGATTATCCCTTACGCGGGCGGCACGCATCCGGTGGCGACCGGCGCAAAATTTGCCCCCGATGAGTGGATCTACCATCGCCTGAGCTTTATGGATAAGCAACTGTGGGTGACCCGCTACCATCCAACCGAGCGCTTCCCTGAGGGTAAATATCCTAACCGTTCGATTCACGACACCGGCCTCGGCCAGTACGCGAAAGACGATGAGTCGCTGGACAAACATGATGACGTGGTCTGGATCACCACCGGTACCACCCACGTGGCACGAGCCGAAGAGTGGCCGATTATGCCGACGGAATGGGCACATGCGTTGTTAAAACCCTGGAACTTCTTTGACGAGACACCGACGCTGGGCGAGAAGAAAAAGTAAGGTGTTTTGAAGGCTGAACGGCGATAAATCCGGGAGGTGGGTTTATCGCCGTTTTTTATGATGGGGTTATGCCAGAAGTTGACTTAGCTTTTCTACTCTATATCAATCATAAACGAAATTAATGGGTGCTATTAATTGTTAATCGACATTAATATGTTTAGCTTATACCCCATGAATCATGTGAAAGGAGTTATGAGATGGATATCAATGAGTTTCCACCGGGAGTGATGGAACATCTTGGGTGGTATGTATACAGATTAATTGATCCAAGGGATGGAAGTACCTTCTACGTGGGGAAAGGGAAAGGGAATCGTGTATTTGCCCATATGCGCGGTGAGGTCGCCGTGGCTGATGATGATGAAATGCTTAGCAACAAACTCAAGCAACTTCGAGAGATAAGATTGGCAGGTCTTGAGGTCATTCATGTAATTCACCGACACGGTATGGCAGATGAAAAGACAGCTTACGAGGTTGAAGCCGCACTTATAGACGCTTATCCCGGTTTAACTAACATCATGAATGGCGCTGGCAGCAATGAATATGGTGCTGCACATATCAAAGAGTTAATCGCAACATACCAACCTGAAACAGTCGTGTTCCAACATAAAGTGCTGATGATATCCGTGAACAGAAGTTCAAAGGATGTAGACCTTTATGATGCCGTACGTTTTAGCTGGCGTGTCAGTGTTGAACGTGCTCGTAAAGCTGAAGTTATACTGGCTACAGTGAGGGGAATCGTCAGAGGGGTTTATATAGCTGATGAGTGGCTCGAATCTACCCGCGAGAATTTCCCTGAGATGCCTTCATGGGATGCAGATGATGAGTTTGAATCTACTCAAAAATCCCGCTTTGGATTCAGGGGAAGACTCGCCCCTCCTGATATAGCAAAAATTTACCTTGGTAAAAAGATTCCGGATGTTCTAAGAAAGAAAGGCGCTATGTCTCCTGTGAAATATTCTCCAGGTTTTTGATGTCTGAATAGTGAAATGCCACTGTTTCTGTTAGCGCTTTTTTGGGAAAAAGTGGCAACGTCTTCTTTTCGCTCACAGCGGACCTTTTGTTAAGCGGTGATTTATCCAGCGGGTAACTTCACTGATAACCTCCCGTTGATATCCGTTGTCGTATGGCCTGCTGTTTGTTGCAACTCAATGGTGGGCCGGATGGGGGCATCGTAAGATGCGCTGGGCGATGAGGCCGGTAGTTCTAACCCCATCTAGTCCTACCACCAATAAGATTGGAACCCTGGCATACCTGGCATCCCTGGCATCCCTCAGGATGCTTTCTCATGAACTGTCATGATGAAAACTAATGGGCCCTCTTCCCGATTTTCATAGAAATGAGGGACGTCCGTTCTGGCCGTTGCCGAACATCCGGTCTTCACCAGATACAGCTGGTCTTGTACGCCCAGCGTGAGCATGCCCGTCTGGACATAAAACAGTTCCAGCGTCCCTTCCGTATGGCCGGGCGAAGCAAATTTTTCCCCCGGCTGCATTTCCCACATCCAGA is part of the Klebsiella huaxiensis genome and encodes:
- the paaD gene encoding 1,2-phenylacetyl-CoA epoxidase subunit PaaD is translated as MQRLAAIAPAEVHTIWGLLSAIPDPEVPVLTITDLGMVRSVEQHGDGWVIGFTPTYSGCPATEHLLGEIREVMSEHGFTPVHIVLQLDPAWTTDWMSPDARERLRQYGISPPQAHVCHADEMPKDVLCPRCGSTHTSLISEFGSTACKALYRCESCREPFDYFKCI
- the paaA gene encoding 1,2-phenylacetyl-CoA epoxidase subunit PaaA; the encoded protein is MTEQHCFDQRIAQDTAIEPQDWMPDAYRKTLIRQIGQHAHSEIVGMLPEGNWITRAPTLRRKAILLAKVQDEAGHGLYLYSAAETLGCAREDLYQKMLDGKMKYSSIFNYPTLTWADIGVIGWLVDGAAIVNQVALCRTSYGPYARAMVKICKEESFHQRQGFEACMALAAGSEEQRQMLQDAIDRFWWPALMMFGPSDDNSPNSARSMAWKIKLHSNDELRQRFVDNTVPQVEILGMKVPDADLYLDEATGHYRYGEIDWQELNEVINGRGICNHERLGAKRKAWEEGAWVREAALAHAEKQQARDAA
- the paaC gene encoding 1,2-phenylacetyl-CoA epoxidase subunit PaaC is translated as MNNTNPVATYALRLGDNGLVLAQRLGQWCGHAPELEIDLALTNIALDLLGQARNLLSYAAELNGSGDEDTLAFGRDERQFRNLLLVELPNGNFADTIARQFFIDAWHVALFSRLVSSRDAQLAAIAAKGLKEVRYHQRFSRGWLERLGNGTELSANLMQQAVDSLWRFTGELFLADELEIALVEQGIAVDPRELQAEWQATVHTALLDSGLQIPQEAAFRSGGKQGLHSEHLGPMLAEMQYLQRAYPGQQW
- the paaB gene encoding 1,2-phenylacetyl-CoA epoxidase subunit PaaB, whose amino-acid sequence is MSKTYWPLYEVFVRSKQGLSHRHVGSLHAADDQMALENARDAYTRRSEGCSIWVVKASEIVASQPEERGEFFDPAESKVYRHPTFYTVPDGMEHM
- the paaE gene encoding 1,2-phenylacetyl-CoA epoxidase subunit PaaE, with protein sequence MTTFHSLTVANVEPETRDAVTITFAIPDALRHEYAFRPGQHLTLKTRIGGEELRRCYSICRSRSPAEISVAVKAIDGGRFSRFAQSDIQQGMAFEVMVPQGHFGYLPQAGRNANYLAIAAGSGITPMMAIIEATLTIESDSRFTLIYGNRSSHSMMFRQALADLKDRYPQRLQVIHLFSQESMDSDLLQGRIDGDKLRALSEHLLDFSRFDDAFICGPSAMMDDAETTLRALGMPEKAIHLERFNTPGTSVKRATGVQAEGRTVTIRQDGRERTIALSAQDDSILDAALRQGADLPFACKGGVCATCKCKVVRGEVAMAANYSLEADELAAGYVLSCQALPTSGDVVVDFDARGMA